The nucleotide sequence TGAATCAATAATTGAGGATACTTCActaacaaaacaatcgattgaatcagTAAAATCGATTGAATGCATACAAACTCCTTATTGTAAGCATTCTTCAATCGATTGGTAAGCAAATTTGAATGCATATCAATTGATTTCAAGAACAACTGAAAAAATTTCAAGACCCTGAAACAGATTTTCTTCATTCTTCGACACATTTTCTTCATGGTCCAGGGCTTGGGATGATGCCCCTTGGATTTGTGATGCCTAGATTAGTGTATAGAAGATCAATAGCTTCTCCTTAATGATTGATAGCTTCATTTTGCCTCCTCATATCAGCAAATTGTCCCTCCATATATAATCTTATGCTTCGTAATTCATCCATCAAATCTCGCATTGTTGGCGAAGGAGGCGATGGTAGTGGGGTTCCTGGGATTGTGCTTGCACCTTCAGGTCTTGTGGTTGTCCTTGGATTTGAGGTTCTTGGGCATCCAGATCTTTTCCCATCTATCTTAGAGTGCTGTCATCAATCTTGACTACATTACTCAAGACGatacttttctcttcactcaAGTCAATTCCAAGCTAGGTGAAAATCTTGCTTCATTGGCAAGCATATCctaaaccaacacttgatttttctttcttcatttcaaGCATATGATGAACCATAAAATAAGGCTAGTTTATCTCCTTTCCAGTCACCAATAGCCCAAAGCACTAGAATATCTTCGTTAAACAAGATTCTATGATTATGTTTTCTTGGAATCAACATGTATGAAAACAAATACATCAATATACGCTGCTCATTACCCAACCCACTGCAACTTATATTACCTCTAGCATCCATACGTGGATTCTCATACTGTAGACTCTGCAAACCAACCAATCTATTATATTCACCCCATTCCTCATCTGCCGCAATACCTCCAGTAAATTTTGCCCCATGATAAACTAAATTCCATTGTTCAGCTAATTGTTCCAAAGTAACTCTATAATATCGTGaccctaaatcaaactcaatcagCGGCATTACTTCCTCACCCTCTTCATCAGTTTCAGGAACAACATAATTTAAAGTACTATAAACAGCCCTCACCAAGTGCGAATAATAATCATCCTTAGTTTGTACAAAATCAGTCAAGTGCTATGTTTGCAAAGCATTTCAGACTAAATTATAATGTCTATCATGAATAAACTCGGCTGTTATGTACCTGGGAGGAACAATTGCCCTTGACTCAAACTTCTCCACATAGTTGTTCAATGCCCTCGGAGACGGCAGCCACCTTGCCATGTAATGGGATGAAGAAACTAGTCTGGCGGATGCAGAACTTTCACCCTCAATCCTAGCTCTTTTGGCATTCTTAACTCTGGCCATTTTGGGGATATTGGTTTAGTGAATTTTGTAAGGATTTGGATGAGGATTAATAATATGTATGTAGTTTGGAGTGGATGTTGGtgagattggagaagaagaagagagaagcttTTTGGatttagagagagaagagaggtgtAGAAATGGTGTTGTTATGTTTTAAAACGGGGAGAGAGTCTGAATACGCATGGTTACCAGGTTGAATATAGcgcatttcaaaattcaatcgattggattacattaccaatcaattgaatgcaaaaaaaaaacttatttacattacattccaatcgattgaattctcataccaatcgattgaattggaaTATACCATTAGTCATGTAcaaacttcaatcgattgggtaacacaaccaatcgattgaattgtgcgACCTCAAGTTGCTTTGAAGCTTTCAATCGATTGAGTaatataaacaatcgattgaattataaaaaaccCACATTCtagtcatcgttcaatcgattggttaatatgaccaatcgattgatgtTTGCGAAAACTATCCTGCCTTGcaactttcaatcgattgttttgtgataaccTGAAGTCcaatccaatcgattgagttatgagaaacctgaaattcaattgattgttttgttaattcaatcgattgattcTCTATGAAACACTATTTTACAACGCTCGAGAGATGTAACGGATCAAAGATAAATTTTTAATCGATTAGAATTGCCAAAAAATTATTACGAAGATCTAAttctttattgtttttgttttttattattaataaacataatagatgaataataaaataataatttataaaataaaaaataatttttataattaaataaaatatataaaattaatttataattaaagttaaaaaaaattatttaataattattaaaaaacttaaaaaatatattttatttaaaatcttTAATGGTCTAGACATTTTGGCGGCACTAATCCGAAATCCGAAATACCGGTGATAATTGAAGGTGAAAATTTCCACCTACGTCCGAGATTTAATTAGTCACTTTTTTGCGTTCTACGTGGATGGATATTCAGAATAGAGAATTACCTTGATCCTGTCGGCAACGGTCATGAATATAAAGCGCCAAATCAGCACCACATGATTGTCTTTATTCAACCAACTCATTTAAGCTCTGTCAATATCCACTCAcacctactctctctctctctctctctctctctctctcacgcaATTGAGTTGAGCCTCAATCCTCATTAACACTGATAACTTAAACTGAAACATAAAGTACATTACATAGGCTACGATTATGGAGGGTTTGATCAAGGGGTTGGTCCATGCTGCCCTTGGTGACGACGACAATGACGACCGCAACAACCGCCGCGATTCCCGAGATGAACGGTCTAGATCCTCCTGGGCTGAAGTCGTCTCCGGAGATCAGGATCAGGATCCGCAAGATCATCCTCCTCCCAGACACCACAACTGGACTTCACAGGTTACTTCAATTTCCCCTTTGGTTTTAGAATCAGATTCAGAACATAAATGATGACAACGAAAATAATAATCAGTGTCTTTAGTGATTGTACCTGTCTTCAGATCCAAATACATTTTTGTTCCGTCTCTAAAATCAAACGGGTATTCCCCAAAGTACAGACATTTAGGTTTTGTGCAATTTAATTTGATTCTATTCGAATTACATGAATAATTAGTGCTACTCTGAAATTCAGGGTAAAATTACATTTAAGATTTTCATATGGTATAGTGTGACACTAAATACCTATGTAAAGATTAAATTTTGAGGTTTAAGGATGATGAGTGTAATTCGCACTGAGATTTTATGAAATATACACCATGATTCTGGTAGTATTCTTGTATGTTGTAAAAATGAGACCTTTAAATCTATGTAAATCGTAGACATAACACTTAGGTCTGCTATGATCCATGGAACTCGGACGAATAGATACTAGATGAGTGAATTTCAGTTATCCTCAATGATGTGAACGCAATTTTTACTACCTATTCTATGCCAAATCATTGCGAGTAATAGGAGACTTTTTCAGGAGGGGCCTCGTTATGAGCAGGAGGAGTGGCGCCAACAGGGTTCTAGACTTTCCAACAGACCACAGAAGGTCCCATTTTGCCACTTGTTCAATTAATCTTGTCATTTGCTTCATTGAATTCAACCCCAACAACATATGAACAATTTAATTTTGCTTCATTAGTTTGTTATTGTTGCAGGAGGAGCAGCGGCACGATGATAGTTATGGGGATTCCTACAGGCCTCAAATGGTGGGTGAATTCATGTTCATTGTTaaataaatgagttggatgagtatTGTCCTCCTGTATAAGCCCCGAGTTGATCTCAGTTATCTAGTATTGCTTTTGATGGTGTTGCTGTTATCATATTGTAGGAGCAATATCGTCCAAAGCAAGAAGAGTGGGAATCTCAGAGTTCCAACAGACACAAGAAGGTTAATATAtatgttttcttttccttttcctttttctttttgataAACCCNNNNNNNNNNNNNNNNNNNNNNNNNNNNNNNNNNNNNNNNNNNNNNNNNNNNNNNNNNNNNNNNNNNNNNNNNNNNNNNNNNNNNNNNNNNNNNNNNNNNNNNNNNNNNNNNNNNNNNNNNNNNNNNNNNNNNNNNNNNNNNNNNNNNNNNNNNNNNNNNNNNNNNNNNNNNNNNNNNNNNNNNNNNNNNNNNNNNNNNNNNNNNNNNNNNNNNNNNNNNNNNNNNNNNNNNNNNNNNNNNNNNNNNNNNNNNNNNNNNNNNNNNNNGAAGTAAATGGAAAATTGCAACTTCGAGTCTTTCTTGAGATTATAATTTAAAACTGTACTTATTGACATCGAGAAATATGGCGTGGTTTAGCCCTAAAATATATAATACATGTTGATTGCAATGTTCATCATGCACGTAGCAAGTAAGATTGTTCTAGTTATTTATTACCATAGGGTGTGATAGATATAGTTTGTTTCTGTAATGAGATTACACTTTGTTATATATGTTATGAAAAATAAAGTTGTGATAACAGAATCACATTCAAAAACCAAGCTCTTGTACTCTTGATTGTGTGCCCATTTACATATGGCACTGCTTTGATCCAAACTTTTCTGCTCTCTCTGCTtacaatttcagatttttatagGATAGGAGTTAGAAGAAATAGttcctttttaaaataaaagagaTTATTTACATGATAAATGATCCATTGGCTGGACATTTGAAAATCAGGTTTCATGATAGTCTGAACATCAAACATATTGAGGGAACTTGGTTATCGGCCTTTTTTTTGCTGATGCTGTTGGCGAAATGAAATTTAACTATATTGGTGAAATCAATTTTATATTTTGCAGTTTGATGAAGAGAACAATGATGGATGGCAGACTGTTGGCAAACCTTCAAGGCGGCAACAACACAAGGTTTGTCTTTAAACTTTAATTGATACATCAAGCAGAAATAAAACTCAAAAGAGATGCGCTTTGAGTGATTTGTATGAATTTAAAAGAGTTTGCGTCATGTTAACTTTGTCGCAAGTGTGTGATGATGTATTAGTCCTGAACATGTATGCTGCATCACTATCTTAATAATAGATCTTACCATCTTCATTTAGGTTCCCAAGGATAATTGGAACAACTATAAACTACCACCAGATGAGCAAGAATACTCTAATGATATTGATGTTGGTGGTCGTGCGGAGCCTTCGAACGATGAGCTTTATGATTTGTCTAAAGCATGTGACAAACTGTGGGACCTTGATTTAAATCGTTTGGTACCGGGAAAGGATTATGAAATTGACTGTGGCGAAGGAAAGAAGGCTTACCAAAAGGAAGACATGGCAGAGGGTTGCTTGTTTACTTGGGTTAGCAATGATGTATTCAGAAAGCCTACTTTTGCCCGGTTTCTTTCGCTTCTAGATAACTACAACCCAAATCAAGGAAGTAAGGAAGTTGTCACGTCTGAAGAGAGGCAAGAGCAAGCTTCTTTCATTGAAGAAATTAGTAGAACAGCACCAATCAAATATCTGCACAAGTATCTTGTGTCCAAGGGTATTGCATCAGGGAGCTTTCAAGAATTCAAAAGAATGATTAGCAGCTTGTGGTTTGACCTTTATTCACGTGGGGGAACGTCTGGTTCCTCCTCTGCTTTCGAACATGTTTTTGTTGGAGAAATCAAGAACAGCAGTGAAGTTTCTGGCTTTCATAACTGGCTGCAGGTGTGAtgctcttttcttttttgttctcttttttcttttcccttcccTCTTAAGATCTTTATATAATTAATGTCAAATTTATGGTATATTTTCTTAGGATGTCAGAAGTATTCAGAGTTCTTTTAAGCACTCATTTTGATAGCATTTGTTAGGCAGTTCCTCTGTTGTTGATCTATTCACCGAACCTAGTGATATTGTAACATGTTGAGTAGCTTCAAAGAGAAAGATAATGAAATTTTGCAGTAGTGTCATGCTGTCCTTTTATATTGTTGCTAATAGATAGATCACAGCTTTCATGGTATATTTTGTTTCTTTAGTTTGAAATTTTCATGTATCTTGTTCTTGTGATTATTACATCTCATTTATTGAGCATATCCTTGGCAGTTttaccttgaagaagcaaaaggGAGGGTTGATTATCAAGGCTATATTTTTCCCCGTAGACGTGGCGAAATTGTGAGTGATTatctgtttcttctattttcaaatgACTATTATTTCAGGCATTCCACTTCTCACTTCTGCATTGCTAGAAATCAATGCATATTGAAAATTATTCCTCAAGAAATtttttcataatgaaaagaaagaaaaaaagaattagCTACTGAGTTATAAATTATAATCATAGCTCTGTTTTATTCCATAccagtttttattagttcttttgTCCAAGTTTTTAGTTAAGCACAGTTATACTTTGAGCAGTAAGTAATTAACCTTATCATCATCGTTAATGTTCTTTGCCATTGTTACTTACAGCCAGACTCAGAAACACAGCTTCTGACAATTCAGTTTGAATGGAATAATGTTCTAAAATCTGTATCAAGCACTTTGGTGGGAGTGAGCCCTGAATTTGAAATTGCTCTGTATACCCTCTGTTTCTATGTGGGCGAGGAGGACAACCACATTCAGCTGGGTCCATATTCAGTTAATATCAAGTGCTACCGTCTCGGCAATCGAATTGGATCTGTTTATCCCATTGCAGAATCCTGAATCTTAAGCTGCTAGCCATGTTGGTTGTTTTCCTCTGAGGATCATGTCATGTATTTATACATACTTGAGAACTTTGTACTTCATTGCTGTAAAAGGAAACAGTATCAATTAGAACAATTGCTGTTACATATATGGTGGCTATTTTGAATAGGATGGATaaatataaaatgaacatattGTTTGGAATTATTATGcctcctttctttctcttttttttctttttcagtcttTCATTGTAAGCTATAACATTTTTTGTTTTGTAAGGTATTGTAAGCTATAACATGTTATTAAATATCGCACTAGTTTTGTTGGCTTGCATAAGCTTAGAGTGTAATACACCCGGATTGGATCTTCTCATTGAAAATTTTACATGATTAAAGTGGGGATAAGTATGAGATTGATAAAAAGATCTAATAATCAGTAGCGAAGACCAAAACACGATATAGTTTCGTAAAACTTTCACGCAAGAGGATCTATTCCCGTGATATATGTTTCTTGTGAGTTGTGACAATGAGAGGTGTAGCTCTGAATCTTAAAGGTTCTATTCAAGTCCCAAAAAAAAAGGTTCCATTTACTTTTTGATGTTGTGCTCCAAGGGCAACCCTTGGCATGCCTTAAGAAAATATCTCGGAATTCCGAAGATATTTCGAAAAGGAAAATCTTTTTTGTTCAGATTTTATTCAAGTGCATGCTTTAATTCTCAAAATTCATAAATACTTCACTGAAATTAGTTTTAGTTCTACTTAAAAATTTCCTGCCATGAATTAAGTTTAAAAGTGGTCCTCACATTGACCGTGTATATTTCTAAGACAGCATCTATTTTCATAGAAATATTTTACATATTATACTACTAATATATATGTGAACAAATTATGCAAAGTAATTCGTCCATTTTTCATAAAAAGAGTTTATTACTTGCCGAATTATGTTCGTGGATATTAAAAATCAACCATTCATTAGTCGTTGCATATAGAAATATGTATTTGAcatgttttataaaattttttattatattattataaacaAGTTTGATTATTAGTATATTACATGTTTGATTATTCTAATATATATAACAAGTTTGATTATCCTTATAgctgattatttaattaaaaaaatatgtaaattaatatatataaatacatgacGGTTAATTTAGCGAATGATCTTTTAGTATGCACACATTTTTGTTactcattttttttatcttattccaTTTNNNNNNNNNNNNNNNNNNNNNNNNNNNNNNNNNNNNNNNNNNNNNNNNNNNNNNNNNNNNNNNNNNNNNNNNNNNNNNNNNNNNNNNNNNNNNNNNNNNNNNNNNNNNNNNNNNNNNNNNNNNNNNNNNNNNNNNNNNNNNNNNNNNNNNNNNNNNNNNNNNNNNNNNNNNNNNNNNNNNNNNNNNNNNNNNNNNNNNNNNNNNNNNNNNNNNNNNNNNNNNNNNNNNNNNNNNNNNNNNNNNNNNNNNNNNNNNNNNNNNNNNNNNNNNNNNNNNNNNNNNNNNNNNNNNNNNNNNNNNNNNNNNNNTCGAACGACAATGCCATGTTTGTCATGTTTTATTGATTTCCAAATCTTAaaattgtttgtttcttacctaaGAATTGAAGCTTCCTTGATGTTATATATTTATGTCCTTTCAATTacacgttttttttttctttctggtGGTTTGAGCTTAATTAgaattctttaggttgtgagatGAAGTGTGATAAATGGAAAGATAAGGCTTTGATTTCCTCCACATAATTGGAAAATGGTAGGCCTAAGATTAACATGGACACAGCTCAGCTCAGTGACCCTTCTTTAGCATTAGCATAGAGTACAAAAACATCAAAGATCAGTTGTGTTTTGGAAGATTCTGCATCATTTGTTTCTGAAACAAGAAGATCAACTTGCGCAGATTAACAATCACAAATTAAACACTTCGTCATTCCATTTGATGCTTGATGATGCATTATACCCGACAAACACACCATGATTAAAAAGTTATCGCTAATATGTATGCATGTTTACTTGTACGGGAACCTCATCATAGGTGGTACATATTTATAGCAAGGTTCTAAAAATTGAACTAGTTATTAAACTGATAGAGTTAGAAGTTCAATCGAAATTCAATCGAAATTCAATTGAGAttgaatcgaaataataaaataatatatttatgtataaaatatCTGTTTGCTATCTTTTGCATGCCCCGCAAACAATTCTAGAGTTATCAGCTGTACCCAGTCACTATCATACATTGGATCTGGACGCAATGCATGAGAAAACTCTATTTTTCAATATGGGTGGAAACGATTACAAGATAGATGGTGATGTGAAGTTTCGCATTGGTCATAGATTCAAAGCAAAGAGGCAGTCATGCAAGGTGTGAAGAATTATAGCATTTGAAGAAGTGCTAAGTATCGAATTGTGGAGTCGAATCGATCAAAGTACTATGTGCATTGCAAGCAATTTGCAGCAGGATATCCTTGGAGTCTCCGTGTTGCCCTTCGACAAAATCTCGGATATTGATAAGTCTTACTTTATATTGTAATGTATATTCTTATTTATCAtaaatattttgattttgaatgcctaccaattatattttaattcatcAGGGAGGTGTGTAAATTTGGCAGTGCGTACACCTATTTAGCCTCCACCATATCTCAAGAACATCGACAGTTGGACAACAACCTTATTTGTAGTGTCATCCTGCCCCTCATACACTCCAGTCCATCAATTACTATCTCTGTTCTACAAGGTGCAGTTAGGCAAAGTTATCACTTCAAACTCTCATACAGAAAGATCTGAATGACGAAGTAAAAGGCAATTGGGTAGATATACAATGATTAGGAGAAGTCATATAATAAGGTGTTGAGGTTGCTGCAAGCATTGCAGAGTTGTTGGCCCGAAACAATATGACTTTTGAGCGATACCGTACTATGATGGGCACTTGATAGATCG is from Arachis ipaensis cultivar K30076 chromosome B01, Araip1.1, whole genome shotgun sequence and encodes:
- the LOC107628874 gene encoding poly(U)-specific endoribonuclease-B isoform X1; this translates as MEGLIKGLVHAALGDDDNDDRNNRRDSRDERSRSSWAEVVSGDQDQDPQDHPPPRHHNWTSQEGPRYEQEEWRQQGSRLSNRPQKEEQRHDDSYGDSYRPQMEQYRPKQEEWESQSSNRHKKFDEENNDGWQTVGKPSRRQQHKVPKDNWNNYKLPPDEQEYSNDIDVGGRAEPSNDELYDLSKACDKLWDLDLNRLVPGKDYEIDCGEGKKAYQKEDMAEGCLFTWVSNDVFRKPTFARFLSLLDNYNPNQGSKEVVTSEERQEQASFIEEISRTAPIKYLHKYLVSKGIASGSFQEFKRMISSLWFDLYSRGGTSGSSSAFEHVFVGEIKNSSEVSGFHNWLQFYLEEAKGRVDYQGYIFPRRRGEIPDSETQLLTIQFEWNNVLKSVSSTLVGVSPEFEIALYTLCFYVGEEDNHIQLGPYSVNIKCYRLGNRIGSVYPIAES
- the LOC107628874 gene encoding poly(U)-specific endoribonuclease-B isoform X2, which encodes MSRRSGANRVLDFPTDHRSLLLLQEEQRHDDSYGDSYRPQMEQYRPKQEEWESQSSNRHKKFDEENNDGWQTVGKPSRRQQHKVPKDNWNNYKLPPDEQEYSNDIDVGGRAEPSNDELYDLSKACDKLWDLDLNRLVPGKDYEIDCGEGKKAYQKEDMAEGCLFTWVSNDVFRKPTFARFLSLLDNYNPNQGSKEVVTSEERQEQASFIEEISRTAPIKYLHKYLVSKGIASGSFQEFKRMISSLWFDLYSRGGTSGSSSAFEHVFVGEIKNSSEVSGFHNWLQFYLEEAKGRVDYQGYIFPRRRGEIPDSETQLLTIQFEWNNVLKSVSSTLVGVSPEFEIALYTLCFYVGEEDNHIQLGPYSVNIKCYRLGNRIGSVYPIAES